One genomic region from Solwaraspora sp. WMMD792 encodes:
- the rimO gene encoding 30S ribosomal protein S12 methylthiotransferase RimO — MSAFPPPPAQPPGRRVALLTLGCARNEVDSEELAARLDADGWQVTTDADGADVVLVNTCGFVEKAKQDSVQTLLDAADGGAKVVAAGCMAERYGRELAEHLPEAQAVLGFDDYPDISGRLRAVLAGEQLPAHAPRDRRTMLPLTPVSRQRSGVVVPGHATVDEHTPAHLRAVLRRRLASGPVASLKLASGCDRRCAFCAIPAFRGAFVSRVPEELLAEAEWLAGTGVRELVLVSENSTSYGKDLGDPRLLEKLLPQLAAVDGIVRVRVSYLQPAETRPGLIETIATTAGVAPYFDLSFQHASEPVLRRMRRFGSTGRFLDLLASARSLAPQAGARSNFIVGFPGETRSDVDELVRFLSAARLDAIGVFDYSDEDGTEAAGLPDKVRAATVKRRYDRICALADELCAQRAEERVGTTVEVLVDSVDDGLVEGRAAHQAPEVDGSTTLVAGAAAATGAGVDLAMLRPGDLVRATVTGTEGVDLVAVPSDVLSSGTADRPLSTAVR; from the coding sequence GCCCGCAACGAGGTCGACTCGGAAGAGTTGGCCGCCCGGCTGGACGCCGACGGCTGGCAGGTGACCACCGACGCCGACGGTGCCGACGTGGTGCTCGTCAACACCTGCGGCTTCGTCGAGAAGGCCAAGCAGGACTCGGTGCAGACGCTGCTCGACGCCGCGGACGGCGGGGCCAAGGTGGTGGCCGCCGGCTGCATGGCCGAACGGTACGGCCGGGAGCTCGCCGAGCACCTGCCTGAGGCGCAGGCCGTCCTCGGGTTCGACGACTACCCGGACATCTCCGGCCGGCTGCGGGCGGTGCTGGCCGGCGAGCAGCTGCCCGCGCACGCGCCCCGGGACCGCCGCACGATGCTGCCGCTGACCCCGGTTTCCCGGCAGCGCTCCGGTGTCGTCGTGCCCGGTCACGCGACGGTCGACGAGCACACCCCCGCGCACCTTCGCGCGGTCCTGCGGCGTCGGCTGGCCAGCGGCCCGGTGGCGTCGCTGAAACTGGCCAGCGGCTGTGACCGCCGGTGCGCCTTCTGCGCCATCCCGGCGTTCCGGGGGGCGTTCGTCTCCCGCGTTCCCGAGGAGCTGCTGGCCGAGGCCGAGTGGCTGGCCGGCACCGGCGTTCGGGAACTCGTGCTGGTGAGCGAGAACTCGACCTCGTACGGCAAGGATCTGGGCGATCCGCGGCTGCTGGAGAAGCTGCTGCCACAGCTGGCCGCCGTCGACGGCATCGTCCGGGTGCGGGTCAGCTACCTGCAGCCGGCGGAGACCCGTCCGGGCCTGATCGAGACGATCGCCACCACGGCCGGCGTGGCACCGTACTTCGACCTGTCCTTCCAGCACGCCAGTGAGCCGGTGCTGCGCCGGATGCGGCGCTTCGGCTCCACCGGGCGGTTCCTCGACCTGCTGGCCTCGGCCCGGTCACTGGCGCCGCAGGCCGGCGCGCGAAGCAACTTCATCGTCGGGTTCCCCGGCGAGACCCGGTCGGACGTCGACGAACTGGTCCGTTTCCTGTCCGCGGCCCGGTTGGACGCGATCGGGGTGTTCGACTACAGCGACGAGGACGGCACCGAGGCCGCTGGACTGCCCGACAAGGTACGGGCCGCCACGGTGAAGCGGCGCTATGACCGGATCTGTGCGCTGGCCGACGAGTTGTGCGCGCAGCGGGCCGAGGAACGGGTCGGCACGACGGTGGAGGTGCTGGTCGACAGCGTCGACGACGGGCTGGTGGAGGGTCGGGCCGCGCACCAGGCACCGGAGGTGGACGGGTCGACGACGCTGGTGGCCGGCGCCGCCGCCGCCACCGGAGCCGGGGTCGACCTCGCCATGCTGCGCCCCGGCGACCTGGTCCGGGCGACGGTGACCGGGACCGAAGGGGTCGACCTGGTGGCAGTGCCGAGTGACGTGCTCTCGTCCGGTACGGCCGACCGGCCGCTCTCCACCGCGGTCAGGTGA
- the pgsA gene encoding CDP-diacylglycerol--glycerol-3-phosphate 3-phosphatidyltransferase — MTEPGGSAGPRTAVAAVPVVNAANALTGLRMVLVPVFVVFVVLSEMTHPGWRIAACLTFVVASATDLIDGWIARRYALVTSFGKVADPIADKALTGTALVLLSWYDLVPWWVTGLILVREWGVTLIRFWVLRHGVIAASRGGKAKTALQITAIVWYLLPLPSVLAAVAPWIMAAALLVTVATGLDYLVRALRLRRTGPDR, encoded by the coding sequence ATGACCGAGCCGGGCGGCTCCGCCGGTCCGCGTACCGCCGTCGCCGCGGTGCCGGTGGTCAACGCGGCCAACGCGCTCACCGGGCTACGCATGGTGCTGGTGCCGGTCTTCGTGGTGTTCGTGGTTCTCTCCGAGATGACCCATCCGGGCTGGCGGATCGCCGCCTGCCTGACGTTCGTCGTCGCGTCGGCGACCGACCTGATCGACGGCTGGATCGCCCGCCGGTACGCCTTGGTGACGTCGTTCGGCAAGGTCGCGGACCCGATCGCCGACAAGGCGCTGACCGGCACCGCGCTGGTACTGCTGTCCTGGTACGACCTGGTGCCCTGGTGGGTGACCGGGCTGATCCTGGTGCGTGAGTGGGGAGTCACGCTGATCCGGTTCTGGGTGCTGCGGCACGGGGTGATCGCGGCGAGCCGGGGCGGCAAGGCGAAGACGGCGCTGCAGATCACGGCGATCGTCTGGTACCTGCTTCCGCTGCCGTCGGTGCTTGCCGCGGTCGCTCCGTGGATCATGGCGGCTGCGCTGCTGGTCACCGTGGCGACCGGGCTGGACTACCTGGTCCGTGCGTTGCGGCTGCGCCGTACCGGGCCGGACCGGTGA
- a CDS encoding CinA family protein, giving the protein MGRSASGSPAAAVVHALAERGETLAVVESLTGGLLASALVEVAGASLVFRGGLVVYATDLKRTLAGVPERLLADRGPVDPDVAVAMARGARVRCAAEWALATTGVAGPQPQGGKPVGRVYVALAGPAGVHQVRRLDLGGGRDAVRRSSVTAALRLLTTQLHATRP; this is encoded by the coding sequence ATGGGGCGGTCGGCCAGCGGTAGCCCGGCGGCGGCGGTCGTGCACGCCCTGGCCGAGCGGGGCGAGACGCTGGCGGTCGTCGAGTCGCTCACTGGTGGCTTGCTGGCGTCCGCCCTGGTCGAGGTTGCCGGGGCGAGCCTGGTCTTCCGCGGTGGGCTGGTCGTGTACGCCACCGACCTGAAACGCACCCTGGCCGGCGTGCCGGAGCGGTTGCTCGCCGACCGCGGACCGGTCGACCCGGACGTCGCGGTCGCCATGGCCCGGGGTGCCCGGGTCCGGTGCGCCGCCGAGTGGGCGCTGGCGACTACCGGGGTGGCCGGCCCACAGCCGCAGGGCGGCAAGCCGGTCGGGCGGGTCTACGTCGCCCTGGCCGGTCCGGCTGGCGTGCATCAGGTCCGGCGGTTGGACCTCGGCGGCGGTCGAGATGCGGTACGCAGGTCGAGCGTGACCGCTGCCCTGCGGCTGTTGACGACGCAACTACACGCCACGCGGCCCTGA
- a CDS encoding helix-turn-helix transcriptional regulator, protein MVLLRRVIGDALRARRQGQRRTLREVSTAANVSLGYLSEIERGQKEASSELLAAICDALGAQLSEVLRDVSHTVAVAEQRQGLLVPFPEQSPTSPAASPERPLEERPSRSEVLRSAPDGAVGTAERGDASVHQVATEGGVTVSVRSDSPLKTTLRASRRVPNTGGRDRDVVCAA, encoded by the coding sequence ATGGTCCTGCTACGCCGCGTTATCGGTGACGCGCTGCGTGCCCGCCGGCAGGGTCAGCGCCGGACTCTGCGCGAGGTCTCCACCGCCGCGAACGTCAGCCTCGGCTACCTTTCCGAGATCGAGCGCGGCCAGAAGGAAGCCTCGAGTGAGCTGCTCGCTGCGATCTGCGACGCGCTGGGTGCTCAGTTGTCCGAGGTGCTGCGTGACGTGAGCCACACCGTCGCCGTCGCCGAGCAGCGGCAGGGCCTGCTGGTTCCGTTTCCCGAGCAGTCCCCGACGTCGCCCGCCGCGTCGCCCGAGCGGCCCCTGGAGGAGCGGCCGAGCCGCAGCGAGGTTCTGCGCTCCGCCCCGGACGGCGCCGTCGGCACCGCCGAGCGGGGCGACGCTTCGGTGCACCAGGTCGCCACCGAGGGCGGGGTGACCGTCTCGGTCCGCAGCGACTCGCCGCTCAAGACGACGCTGCGGGCCTCCCGGCGGGTGCCGAACACCGGCGGTCGGGACCGTGACGTCGTCTGCGCCGCCTGA
- a CDS encoding PspA/IM30 family protein, translated as MANPFVKGWRYLMALFGAKIDEHADPKVQIQQAIEDAQRQHQALVQQAAAVIGNQRQLEMKLSRQMSEVERLQGMARQALVLADKARAEGDEAEANKYEQTAQTLATQLVAGEQSMEDLKTLHDQSLAAAAQARQAVENNQMILQQKLAERTKLLSQLEQAKMQETVASSLESMSALAAPKNTPSLDEVRDKIEQRYATAMGRAELAGNSVEGRMLEVQKSTLDMAGSSRLDQIRASMAGEKLAGAQPGPAVEQTPAGADSTAGADSASVARLDQLRASMAKDKNTGDASAAG; from the coding sequence ATGGCGAACCCGTTCGTCAAGGGTTGGCGCTACCTGATGGCGCTGTTCGGCGCCAAGATAGATGAGCACGCCGACCCCAAGGTGCAGATCCAGCAGGCGATCGAGGACGCCCAGCGCCAGCACCAGGCACTGGTTCAGCAGGCCGCCGCGGTGATCGGCAACCAGCGACAGCTGGAAATGAAACTCTCCCGGCAGATGAGCGAGGTCGAGCGGCTGCAGGGGATGGCCCGGCAGGCGCTGGTGCTGGCCGACAAGGCCCGCGCCGAGGGCGACGAGGCGGAGGCGAACAAGTACGAGCAGACCGCCCAGACTCTCGCCACCCAGTTGGTCGCCGGCGAGCAGTCGATGGAGGACCTCAAGACCCTGCACGACCAGTCGTTGGCCGCCGCTGCTCAGGCCCGTCAGGCGGTGGAGAACAATCAGATGATCCTGCAGCAGAAGCTGGCCGAGCGGACCAAGCTGCTGAGCCAGCTCGAGCAGGCCAAGATGCAGGAGACCGTGGCGTCGTCGCTGGAGTCGATGTCGGCGCTCGCCGCGCCGAAGAACACGCCGTCGCTCGACGAGGTGCGGGACAAGATCGAGCAGCGCTACGCCACCGCGATGGGCCGGGCCGAGCTGGCCGGCAACTCCGTCGAGGGGCGGATGCTCGAGGTGCAGAAGTCCACCCTCGACATGGCTGGTTCGTCGCGGCTCGATCAGATCCGGGCCAGCATGGCGGGAGAGAAGCTCGCCGGGGCACAGCCGGGGCCGGCGGTCGAGCAGACCCCGGCGGGTGCGGACAGCACGGCCGGCGCGGACAGCGCCAGTGTCGCCCGCCTCGACCAGCTCCGTGCCTCGATGGCGAAGGACAAGAACACCGGTGACGCCTCCGCCGCCGGCTGA
- a CDS encoding DNA-formamidopyrimidine glycosylase family protein, with protein MPEGDTVWNTAHRLREVLAGRRLTGSDFRIPRLATTDLSGWTVLDCVSRGKHLLLRLAAPDDRRYTLHSHLRMDGSWRTYRVGQRWTARPAHLIRVVLRTDESCAVGYHLHELALVSTERESELTAGLGPDLLGADWDAAEAVRRLAARPETPVVEALLDQRNLAGIGNVYACELLFLRGVAPGTPVREVPDLAAVVDLARRLLVANRGRASRSITGLPGEATYVYGRWRRPCRRCGTAVRRVEPAVGRVTYWCPTCQPGPVAGAAPPARRQPPAAGHRPR; from the coding sequence GTGCCTGAAGGCGACACCGTCTGGAACACCGCCCACCGGCTGCGCGAAGTGCTGGCTGGCCGGCGGCTCACCGGCAGCGACTTCCGGATCCCCCGGCTCGCGACCACCGACCTGTCCGGCTGGACGGTGCTGGACTGCGTGAGCCGTGGCAAGCACCTGCTGCTGCGGCTCGCGGCACCCGACGACCGGCGGTACACCCTGCACTCGCACCTGCGGATGGACGGCAGTTGGCGTACCTACCGGGTCGGTCAACGCTGGACGGCCCGGCCGGCACACCTGATCCGCGTGGTGCTGCGCACCGATGAATCCTGCGCCGTCGGCTACCACCTGCACGAGCTGGCCCTGGTGAGCACGGAGCGGGAGTCGGAACTCACCGCCGGGCTGGGGCCGGATCTGCTCGGTGCCGACTGGGACGCCGCCGAAGCGGTCCGCCGGCTCGCCGCCCGACCCGAGACGCCTGTCGTCGAGGCGCTGCTCGACCAGCGCAATCTCGCCGGGATCGGCAACGTCTACGCCTGCGAGTTGCTGTTCCTGCGTGGTGTCGCGCCCGGTACACCGGTCCGCGAGGTGCCGGACCTGGCCGCCGTCGTCGACCTGGCACGCCGGCTGCTGGTCGCCAACCGGGGGCGGGCCAGCCGCAGCATCACCGGCCTGCCCGGGGAGGCCACCTACGTGTATGGCCGCTGGCGGCGGCCGTGCCGCCGCTGCGGCACGGCGGTGCGTCGCGTCGAGCCGGCGGTGGGGCGGGTCACCTACTGGTGCCCGACGTGCCAGCCGGGTCCGGTGGCTGGCGCAGCTCCGCCAGCCCGGCGGCAACCCCCCGCAGCAGGTCACCGGCCTCGGTGA
- a CDS encoding DUF4142 domain-containing protein: protein MARARSAAHTPRRLTVVLVGLVAGLLALPGVALAQPSGATQLAATDIQLLNGVRLAGLWEIPAGQLAAEKGSTQRVREVGAAIAEQHVELDLLVVEAANKLGVELPTDPTPTQQGWVNEMKTSEGARFDRIFVERLRAAHGNIFPVIGAVRASTRNDVVRQLAQDANGFVQTHMSLLESTGLVRYGELPPVAVPAPADDSLFAAVQANAELNNGVNSTAIWVVLIGALALGTAATFAVFRRRY from the coding sequence ATGGCCCGGGCACGATCTGCGGCACACACCCCACGCCGGCTGACAGTGGTCCTGGTGGGTCTCGTCGCCGGGCTGCTCGCACTGCCCGGCGTCGCGCTCGCCCAGCCCTCCGGGGCGACCCAGCTCGCCGCCACCGACATTCAGCTGCTCAACGGGGTCCGGCTCGCCGGACTGTGGGAGATTCCCGCCGGTCAGCTGGCGGCGGAGAAGGGCAGCACGCAACGGGTGCGCGAGGTCGGCGCCGCGATCGCCGAACAGCACGTCGAGCTCGACCTGCTGGTGGTCGAGGCGGCGAACAAGCTGGGTGTGGAGCTGCCCACCGACCCGACCCCCACCCAGCAGGGCTGGGTCAACGAGATGAAGACCTCGGAGGGTGCCCGGTTCGACCGGATCTTCGTCGAGCGGCTCCGCGCCGCCCACGGCAACATCTTCCCGGTCATCGGTGCGGTCCGGGCGAGCACCCGCAACGACGTTGTCCGGCAGCTCGCACAGGACGCCAACGGCTTCGTCCAGACCCACATGTCGCTGTTGGAGAGCACCGGTCTGGTGCGGTACGGCGAGCTTCCCCCGGTGGCCGTGCCGGCACCGGCTGACGACAGCCTCTTCGCTGCGGTCCAGGCCAACGCGGAGCTCAACAACGGCGTCAACTCGACGGCGATCTGGGTGGTGCTGATCGGCGCGCTGGCGCTCGGCACCGCCGCCACCTTCGCCGTGTTCCGACGACGGTACTGA
- a CDS encoding CPCC family cysteine-rich protein, producing MVPYSVDRCPCCGYRTGCTTCPVCFWTDDGQGDDDAEVVRGGPNGDLSLSHARLNFAIYGASHLRYADIVRPPRPDEYP from the coding sequence GTGGTCCCGTACTCCGTCGACAGATGCCCCTGCTGTGGTTACCGGACCGGATGCACCACCTGCCCCGTCTGCTTCTGGACCGACGACGGCCAGGGCGATGACGACGCCGAGGTGGTGCGTGGCGGGCCGAACGGCGACTTGAGCCTGTCCCATGCCCGGCTCAACTTCGCGATCTACGGTGCCAGCCACCTGCGGTACGCCGACATCGTCCGACCCCCGCGTCCCGACGAGTATCCGTAG